ACCGCTCAGCGGCTGCACCGTGGGCGCCACCGGCGTGTCCTGCGCGGCCTCTGGCCTGGCGGACGGCGCCCACACCATCGGTGTGAGCGTGGCTGACATGGCCGGCAACACCGGCACCGGCTCAGGATCGTTCACAGTCGATACAGTCGTGCCTGACACGACCACCCCGGCAGTGACGAACGTGATGCCGAGCGGAATCATAACCACGACGAGCGCCACAGTGAGCGCCTACTACAGTGACGCCGAATCCGGCATCAACAGCGCGACAGCGGCAATTACGCTCGACGGCTCAGCTATGGCAGGTTGCACCGCGACTGCCAGCACGATCAGCTGCCCGGCCACTGGCCTGGCCCAGGGCGCTCACAATATCAGCGTGAGTGTAACCGACAACGCCGCTAACACCGGCACCGGCACCGGCAGCTTCACAGTTGACTCGCTGGCCCCGACCGTATCGGGCGTAACCCCGACCGGAACGATCACCAGCGCCGCGACCACGGTCTACGCCAACTACACTGACGCCACGAGCGGCATCAACACCGCCTCGGTGAGCGTCTCAGTCGACACGACCACCCTCACCGGCTGCACCGTCGCTGCAGGCTCCGTGAGCTGCCCGGCTTCCGGCCTGGCCGAGGGCGCCCATAACATAACGGTCTCCGTCACCGATAATGCCGGCAACACCGGCACCGGTACGGGTTCCTTCACGGTAGATACAGCTGCCCCGTCAGTGACCAACGTCCTGCCGAGCGGCACGATAACGACGACGAGCGCGACCCTGAGCGCCTACTTCTCAGACGCCACTAGTGGCCTCAATACAGCGACAGCGGTTCTGAGGCTGGATGGATCAGCTGTCACAGGTTGCACAACGACAGCCAGCGGAATCAGCTGCCCGACCACTGGTCTGGCCCAGGGTGCTCACAGCCTCAGCGTCAGCGTCGCCGACAACGCTGGCAACGTAGGAAGCAACACCGGATCATTCACAGTCGATTCACTGGCACCGTCAGTGACCAATATCCTGCCGACTGGCACGATATCGACGACGACAGCTACGGTCAGCGCCAACTACACTGACGCCACGAGTGGCATCAACACTGCGACTGCGGTAGTGACACTCGATGGCACGACGATGACAGGCTGCACGGTAACCGCTACCGGCGTGAGCTGCGCCGCCACCGGTCTGACCAATGGCACGCACAACATCAGCATCAGCGTCGCTGACAACGCCGGCAACACAGGTACAGGCACAGGCTCGTTCACGGTGAGCACAGGTCCGACATGTGAGACCTCATACACTGACGCCACAGGCGCCACGATGGAGGTATTCAGCGACTCCGGTTACACCACCAGGGTCTGTCAGTCGACACAGCTGACCGCTAATACCGACTACTACGTACAGCTGACCCATCCGACCATGGATATGGCGACTGAAGGATCAAACAGGAACCGCATGAGGCTGTACAACATGCTGGGAACCCAGGTCAACTTCGGAGATGGCACGACTGAGAAGACCTTCACCCAGCAGTCCGGTGGCGCGCCATACAGGTACCGCGCTACCTTCCGGACCCCGACGACGGCTGATGTCTACATGCTCGAGCCGAGCATCCGGAATACCGCCCAGGACAAGCAGGTAACCGTCTACGGCTGGATAACCAAGGTCGGCTCGACCACGAGCTACGTAAGGACATACTCCGACAGTGGATACACGGTAGAGACCAATACGTTCGCTCCTGGCGCCACCGTATACATGGAGATGTACGGTGCCGGCCTGACAGATGGCACGCCGACGACGGCTGCAACCACGGTGAACAGCTACAACTTCACCGCCACAGCAACATCGATCACCGAGACTTCGGTGACCAGAACAGCGGCCAGGACATACCGGGTCCAGTTCAACATGCCGAGCACGACGACCGACCAGGGTATCCGGGTCAGCGTCTCCAGCGGCACTGTTCTGGCAAGGCCTGAGTTGCTGCTGAATGTTGCATCTGGCAGCGACACAACGGCTCCATCGGTGACCAACGTCCTGCCGACAGGCACGATAACCACCAGCTCGACCACGGTCAGCGCCAGCTACAGCGACGCCGGCTCAGGCATCAACTCCGCGACAGCGAAGGTATACCTGGACGGCACCGCGATGACCGGCTGTACGGCCACGGCCAGCAGCATCAGCTGCCCGGCAACCGGCCTGGCGAACGGTACGCATAACATCAGCGTCTCTGTAGCCGACGTCGCCGGCAACACCGGTACAGGCACAGGCTCGTTCACGGTGAGTGTTGCTGCATCGTGCACGACCACCTTCACCGATACTACTGGCGCCACCATCACGGTCTACAGTGATGCCGCATATACGACGCCGGTATGCCAGTCGACACAGCTGAATACGAATACCGACTACTACATGCAGGTTACGCACCCGACCATGGACCTGGCGACAGAAGGTTCCAACAGGAACCGGATGAGGCTCTACAACATGATGGGAACCCAGGTCAACTTCGGTGACGGCACAGCCGACGAGGTATTCGTCCAGCAGTCTGGAGGAGCTCCGTACCGCTATCGCTCCACCTTCAGGACTCCGACTACAGCCGATCTGTACACGCTGGAGCCGAGCATCCGCAACAGCGCTCAGACCAAGCAGATCACGATCTACGGCTGGATGATGAAGGTAGGCTCGACGGCGAACTACGTAAGGACGTACTCTGACAGCGGTTACTCAGTCGAGACTGACACATTCGCTCCTGGAGCCACCGTCTACGTCCAGATGTACAGTGCCGGCTTTGGAGATGGAACGCCGACGACCTCGGCAACGACGATCAACAGCTACGACTTCATCGCCACGGCAACGGCCATAACCGAGACATCGGTGACCCGTACTGCGGCACGGACCTACCGTACCCAGTTCACGATGCCGGCTACTACTGGAGACAAGGGAATACGGATCAGCATCTCCAGCGGGACCGTGCTTGCAAGGCCCGAGTTGCTGCTGAACGTCCAGTAGGCTTGAAGAAGCCAGCTGAGGATGGTCTGCCTGTAGCAGACCTGCTATAAGCAAAACGAGCCGAGGCCCCGCCGACAGGTGGGGCCTCGGTTATTCTTTGTGATATTTGATATCGGGTTAAGAAATTGTTCTGCTCACGGCTCGCCGGAAGGAAGATTGAAACAGCGACGATGCCAGCTTCGCCGGTCAAATATTCCTGCAAAATAAAGGAAAAGGTGGCTACCTTAAGCCGACAAACCACACTGATTTAGTTACATAATCTATTTACAAAAAGGTGACATAAGTATAAAATTATCAAGCTTTTTTGCCCCAGTAAAAGATTCTAGAAAGGAATACGGGTAATGGGATCACAGCATGGAAACAGCGCTGCTCTGAAAGCGCTTAAAAGTTTCAGCATCCTCATCGTTCTACTGCTACTGGGACTGGTAGCAGCCCAGTCCGCCCAGGCGGCCAGCGCCAAATACGTCTCCGACAGCGCGACAGGCGGCGACTGTACGACCTTCGGTATCTGGGACGCGGCGTCCAAGACCTGTACGATGACCGCCAACGTCAACGCCGGTACGAGCAATGGCATTGAGATCCTCAGTAACGGGATCACCCTCGACGGAAACGGCTTCGCAGTCATCGGCAGCAACGGGTACACGACTGGTGTCCCGCTTTCGGTGCGTACCGGAGTCACTGTCAAGAACCTGACTGTATCCCAGTTCAACTACGGGATCTATCTGCTTTCGTCGAACTCGACCACACTCACCGGCAATACCGTTTCCAACAACGCCTTTGGGGTTTACGAGGTATTCTCGAACAACAGCCAGGTATTCAATAACAACTTCATCAGCAACGGCATCCAGGCTTATGTGACCGGCGGCAGCGGTAACGTCTTCGATACGCCAAGCGGCGGTAACCACTGGAGCAATTACAGCACGCCAGGCCAGGGCTGCGACGACAACAATGGCAACTTCGTCTGCGACGTCCAGTACACATTCACTGGCGGAATCGACCATATGCCCTGGAGAGACGCCGATGGCTGGAAATACACCCCGCCACCGGACTCGACTCCACCGAACATCACCAGCGTATTGCCAGCCGGGATAATCGAAACGAACTCTACGACGATCAGCATCGACTATAACGATCCGGGAAGCAATATAAATCTGGCATCGATCTCAGTCACGCTTGATGGAGTGGCGCTTTCGGGATGCACTTCAAACCAGTCCAATACCAGTTGCCTGGTGACCGGCGTGGCGCTGGGAGCCCATTCGATCGGCGGCACTCTGGAGGATAACCGTGGCAATGTCAGCCTTATAAACGGCGCCTTCAATTTCGTCGATACAACCGCTCCTGCAGTAGGCACGGTTCTACCGGCGGGAACTGTCAATTCGACTTCGACGATGATCACTGCTGGTTATTCAGACGGGAGCGGTTCCGGCATCAATCCTGCAACGGTAAGTGTGACCCTCGACGGTTCGCCGCTAGCTGGTTGTGCGATTGATTCGGGAAGTCTCAGCTGTGCCGTGTCAGGCCTGTCACAGGGTAACCATACAGCCGTTATCAGCGTAAGCGACGTCGCCGGCAACACCGGTACAGGCACCAGCAACTTCGCAGTGGACAGCCTGCCACCGTCAGTGTCCGCAGTATCACCTTCCGGGACGATGACGACAGGGTCAGCGACGATCAGCGCCAGCTATTCTGACAGCCAGAGCCCGATCAACACCGGATCAGTGGTTGTTACGCTTGATGGCACCAACCTTTCAGGATGTACGGTATCTGCCACTGGTGTCAGCTGCCAGGTCAGTAATCTGACAGTGGGTGCACATACGATCGGCGGTTCAGTCTCAGACACCGCTGGCAACACCGCTCCCATCAGTGGCAGTTTCGTATTCTCCGACACCGTCGCTCCGACAGTAGCCAGTATCCTTCCTAGCGGAAGGATCACAAGCAATACGGCTACCCTGAGTGCAAGCTACAGCGATGGCACTGGCTCCGGCATCGACACGGGCACCGTTGCCGTGCTGCTGGATGGCAGTCCTGCAAGCGGCTGTGTTGCGGGTGCGGCGACGGTCAACTGTAACGTCAGCGGCCTGGCCGATGGCAGCCATACGCTTGCGGTCAGTGTCAATGACAGAGCGGGGAACACTGGCAGCGGAACCGGCTCCTTCACCGTGGACACGACGGGACCGGTTGTTACTCCGACTAAATACATCAGCGCCAGCGCCACCGGCGGCGACTGTCCCAGCATCGGTGTCTGGGATGACGCGACCAAGACCTGTTTTCTCACTGGTGACTATTACTTCGCCAACAAGAACGGCATCCAGATCACAGCGAATGGAGTGACGCTTGATGGCAATGGCCACACGATATCCGGAAGCACGGCCTTCAACAGTGGCGTCTCGTATACGGTCAAGACTGGGGTCACGGTCAAGAACCTGACGGTGAAGTCGTTCAACTACGGCATCTACCAGGTCGCTTCGAACGGCAATACCATCACCGGCAACACCATCCTGTCTAACAAGAACGGCATATACATGTCGTCTTCGAGCAATAACACCATCTACGGGAATAGCATCAGCAGCAGTGTGACCCAACAGATAGTGATAGCTGGAGGAGCCGGCAACGTCTTCGATATGGCCGCACCGATAGGTGGCAACTACTGGAGCAACTTCGACACACCAGCAGAAGGCTGCAACGATCTCAACTTTGACGGTTTCTGCGACCTGCCGCTCTTATTCACAGGCGGCCAGGACAATCTTCCCAGGGTGAGCCCGCCTAACCAGTGGCTCGATATCACGCCTCCCAACGTGACCAGCGTGACGCCCTCAGGGACGATCAATGTCGATTCAACCAATATCAATATCAGCTACTTCGACATCGGTTCCGGCGTCGATACCAATACGGTTGTAGTGAGGCTTGATGGGACGACGCTGGCAGGCTGCGCGATAAGCGCCAGCAGCGCCAGCTGCCCGGTATCCGGGCTCGCCCAGGGCGCCCACACCATCAGCGGCTCGCTCGCTGACACTTCAGGCAACAGCGGTCTTATAAGCGGCAGTTTCATGGTGGAGATACTCACCGACGTCACACCGCCGGCAATAAGCAGCGTCCAGCCTTCAGGCACTATAACGACTTCAACAACTAACGTCAGCGCCAACTATACTGATTCCGGTTCAGGAATAAACAGCGCAACAGTTGCTGTTTATCTGGATGGAAGCCTGCGCGGCGGCTGCTCGGTGACCGCCAGCAGCGTCAACTGTCCCGTATCGGGTCTGGCTGACGGCGCCCACGGCATCAGCGTCAGCGTTTCTGATAACGCCGGCAACACCGGCACGGCAACTGGCTCGTTCACAGTCTCCACCGTAGCGCCTGATACGACTCCGCCATCGGTGACCAGCGTATTGCCTTCGGGAATACAGACATCGACGAGCGCGACCATCACAGCCTATCTGAGCGACGCGGGCTCGGGAGTCAATCCCAGTTCCGTCGTCGCCAGGCTCGACGGAGTCGCCATGACCGGCTGCACCGCGACAGCCAGCTCGGTGAGCTGTCCGAAGACCGGCATCGGCCAGGGTGCTCATGCCATAAGTGTGACCGCTTCGGATAACGCCGGCAACAGCGGCACCGGCACTGGTTCATTCACGGTCGACTCGCTAGCGCCTTCGGTCACCGCCCTGTCGCCGACAGGCGCGCTGGCTTCACCCACTACGACCATATCCGCAAGTCTCTCAGACTCGGGTACCGGTATTAATTCAGCAACCGCCCAAGTCTATGTCGAAGGCGGCACCGTCGGAACCTGCAACCGGACGGCCACGTCCGTCAGCTGCCAGGTATCCGGGATGGTCGACGGTATCCACAACTACACGGTCACGGTCTCGGATATGGCTGGAAATACTGGAAGCGCTTCAGCCAGTCTGAATATCGATACCGTGGCTCCCGCGGTCTCCAATATCCAGCCCTCGGGCACCATAACGACCTCGAGCGCGACCATAAGCGCCTACTATAGCGATACCGGCTCCGGGCTCAACATCTCGACCGCGGTAGTAACGCTCGACGGCACAGCGCTGACTGGCTGTACCCGTACTTTCTCCGGAGTCAGTTGCCCAGCCACGGGGCTCACGGACGGTATCCATAATATAAGCGTCAGTGTCCAGGACAATATCACCAACATGGGCACGGGCACCGGTTCGTTCACGGTAACGCTGCCTCAGGCTGACACGACAGCGCCTACTGTTACCAACGTGCAGCCAGGCGGCACTATTGCGACAGGTACAGCCACAATCAGTGCTTACTACAGCGATTCCGGATCGGGCATCAATAGTGCCACTGCAGCAGTGACTCTCGACGGGACCCCGATTACTGGTTGCGTCGCATCTGCCAGCGCGGTCAGCTGCGATGCCATCGGCCTCTCCGAGGGCGCGCACAATATCACAGTCTCCGTCGCCGACAATGCCGGGAACACTGGCACTGGCAGCGGCAGCTTCGTGGTCGACAGCGTGATACCGGTGGTAAGCAATGTGATGCCCAACCAGGCCACTAACTCCACGAGCGCTACGGTCAGCGCCTACTTCAACGACGGTTCCGGCACCGGCATCGACCCCGCTTCGGTGAGAGTCTATCTGGACGACGTACTGATGGCTGGTTGCGCGGTAAGCACTTCCGACGTCAGCTGCGCTGTCAGCGGTCTCACTGATGGATATCACTCCATCAGGGTGGATGTTCTGGACAATGCCGGCAACAGCGGCCACGGAACTGACTCATTCCTGGTAGATACGACTATCCCGGTCATAAGCGACATCCAGCCGAGCGGCACTATCAGTACATCCGCCGCCACAGTAAGCGCGTATCTGAGCGACTCATGGAGTGACGTAAACGATACGAGCGTAGTTGTAATGCTCGATTCTGTCGCGATAACAGGATGTACGGCCACGAATACTTCCGTCAGCTGCCCGGTCACCGGCCTGGTTGACGGTTACCATACAATCGACATCTCCGTAGCTGATAACACCGGCAATACCGGTACAGGCACCGGAAGCTTCACGGTGGACACCACAGTGCCGGACACGACGCCACCAGTGATCAATAATGTGATGCCGTCTGGCACGATTACGACGACAGGCGCCAACGTCAGCGCTTACCTCAGCGACACTGGCAGCGGCATCAACACCGCCTCGGTGAGCGTCCAGGTAGACTCCGTAGCCCTCACCGGATGCACGGTATCGGCCTCCAGCGTAAGCTGCGCCGCCACAGGCCTGGCCGAAGGCGCGCACAACATCAGCGTCACCGCCGCCGACAACGCCGGCAACTCAAGCACCAGCACCGGCAGCTTCACGGTAGACTCCATGAGCCCGACCGTAAGCGGCCTGGCTCCGACAGGTCTCGTCAACTTGGCCGACCAGACAATAACCGCCAGCTACTCCGACTCGGGCACCGGCATTGACAGCTCCACCGCCCAGGTCTATATGGACTCCGGCGTGCTCAGCGGCTGCACAGCAACCGCAACCTCGATCAGCTGCCCGGCTGCAGGACTAGCCGAGGGAGCCCACAGCTACACAGTGAGCGTCAGGGACACGGCCGGCAATACCGGCTCGGCTTCGGCCAGCTTCACGGTGGACTCGATCCGCCCGACGGCAGGCAATTTCGCTCCCCAGGGCTATCTGACCACGACCAGCGCCACGATCACTGCATATATCAGCGATAGCGGCAGTGGAATCGACACAGCGGCTGTCTGGGCTGCGGTCGACGGGGTCCAGCTCAGCGGCTGTACCGTAACCACATCATCAATATCCTGTCCGGCCACCGGGCTTGCGG
Above is a genomic segment from Actinomycetota bacterium containing:
- a CDS encoding right-handed parallel beta-helix repeat-containing protein, with translation MGSQHGNSAALKALKSFSILIVLLLLGLVAAQSAQAASAKYVSDSATGGDCTTFGIWDAASKTCTMTANVNAGTSNGIEILSNGITLDGNGFAVIGSNGYTTGVPLSVRTGVTVKNLTVSQFNYGIYLLSSNSTTLTGNTVSNNAFGVYEVFSNNSQVFNNNFISNGIQAYVTGGSGNVFDTPSGGNHWSNYSTPGQGCDDNNGNFVCDVQYTFTGGIDHMPWRDADGWKYTPPPDSTPPNITSVLPAGIIETNSTTISIDYNDPGSNINLASISVTLDGVALSGCTSNQSNTSCLVTGVALGAHSIGGTLEDNRGNVSLINGAFNFVDTTAPAVGTVLPAGTVNSTSTMITAGYSDGSGSGINPATVSVTLDGSPLAGCAIDSGSLSCAVSGLSQGNHTAVISVSDVAGNTGTGTSNFAVDSLPPSVSAVSPSGTMTTGSATISASYSDSQSPINTGSVVVTLDGTNLSGCTVSATGVSCQVSNLTVGAHTIGGSVSDTAGNTAPISGSFVFSDTVAPTVASILPSGRITSNTATLSASYSDGTGSGIDTGTVAVLLDGSPASGCVAGAATVNCNVSGLADGSHTLAVSVNDRAGNTGSGTGSFTVDTTGPVVTPTKYISASATGGDCPSIGVWDDATKTCFLTGDYYFANKNGIQITANGVTLDGNGHTISGSTAFNSGVSYTVKTGVTVKNLTVKSFNYGIYQVASNGNTITGNTILSNKNGIYMSSSSNNTIYGNSISSSVTQQIVIAGGAGNVFDMAAPIGGNYWSNFDTPAEGCNDLNFDGFCDLPLLFTGGQDNLPRVSPPNQWLDITPPNVTSVTPSGTINVDSTNINISYFDIGSGVDTNTVVVRLDGTTLAGCAISASSASCPVSGLAQGAHTISGSLADTSGNSGLISGSFMVEILTDVTPPAISSVQPSGTITTSTTNVSANYTDSGSGINSATVAVYLDGSLRGGCSVTASSVNCPVSGLADGAHGISVSVSDNAGNTGTATGSFTVSTVAPDTTPPSVTSVLPSGIQTSTSATITAYLSDAGSGVNPSSVVARLDGVAMTGCTATASSVSCPKTGIGQGAHAISVTASDNAGNSGTGTGSFTVDSLAPSVTALSPTGALASPTTTISASLSDSGTGINSATAQVYVEGGTVGTCNRTATSVSCQVSGMVDGIHNYTVTVSDMAGNTGSASASLNIDTVAPAVSNIQPSGTITTSSATISAYYSDTGSGLNISTAVVTLDGTALTGCTRTFSGVSCPATGLTDGIHNISVSVQDNITNMGTGTGSFTVTLPQADTTAPTVTNVQPGGTIATGTATISAYYSDSGSGINSATAAVTLDGTPITGCVASASAVSCDAIGLSEGAHNITVSVADNAGNTGTGSGSFVVDSVIPVVSNVMPNQATNSTSATVSAYFNDGSGTGIDPASVRVYLDDVLMAGCAVSTSDVSCAVSGLTDGYHSIRVDVLDNAGNSGHGTDSFLVDTTIPVISDIQPSGTISTSAATVSAYLSDSWSDVNDTSVVVMLDSVAITGCTATNTSVSCPVTGLVDGYHTIDISVADNTGNTGTGTGSFTVDTTVPDTTPPVINNVMPSGTITTTGANVSAYLSDTGSGINTASVSVQVDSVALTGCTVSASSVSCAATGLAEGAHNISVTAADNAGNSSTSTGSFTVDSMSPTVSGLAPTGLVNLADQTITASYSDSGTGIDSSTAQVYMDSGVLSGCTATATSISCPAAGLAEGAHSYTVSVRDTAGNTGSASASFTVDSIRPTAGNFAPQGYLTTTSATITAYISDSGSGIDTAAVWAAVDGVQLSGCTVTTSSISCPATGLAEGHHIVSVRVQDMANNGDIYFWGIDVDSLAPSVTGLSPYGSLASPITRISASLSDSGSGIDSATAQVYVEGGTVSNCSASATSISCDVAGMADGVHYYTVSVSDLAGNTGTASASLHVDTVAPTVSNIQPSGTITTDNATISAYYSDAGVGLNISTAVVTLDGTALTGCTRTFTGVSCPATGLADGVHNITVSVLDNITNVGTGTGSFTVAIPQADTTAPSVTNVQPTGTVTTGTATISADYSDAGSGINAATARVYLDGTALTGCTATATSVSCPASGLTEAVHNISVSIADNAGNTGTGTGSFTVNLPDTTPPSVTNILPSGTITTSAATVYAYYSDTDSGINSATAKVYLDGTALTGCTATATGVSCPATGLANGVHNISVRVADNAGNTGTGTGSFTVSLPSCTTDYTDASGASISVYSDSSYTTKVCQQTQLTPNTNYYVQLTHPTMNLSSEGTNRNRMRMYNLMGTQVNYGDGTNEKTFTQQSGGAPYRYRTTFRTPSTADIYTLEPSLRNNAQTKQVTIYGWMTKVGNSASYVATYSDAAYSVYTDTFAPGATVYVQMYSASFSDGTPTTSATSINSYDFAAASTVLSESSVSRIASKTYRTAFTMPSGTGDRGFRLSISSGSTLARPEFLLNRQ